The segment AACCACTGATTTGTCCTTCCCTGTCATAAAATTTCCCGTCACTATGAAGAAATGCCAATCACATAAAACGAAATTCACTTTTTTTGAGCCAGTTTTAAAAAACCCAAATCATCCGTTTCAGGACTCAAAATAATGAGGAGAAAGGGCATATTTAGCTCTCAAACTAAATAACTTGAGTAATGATGAAGTCACATCATCTTATATGGACATATAGATCATGATTTCCATGAGAGTTCAGTACTAAACACATTAATAATAGCATTAATCCTAGGCAAGCAAGTTAATTGAAAGATGAAACTTCACAACCTCCAGAGAGCACATAAGGCTCAGTTGGACACATTGCAAGAGCAAATTCAGCATTATCTTGATGCCCAGTCAAAATCTGCCGAAAAGAAAAAACAAGTCAGCAGTGAAAAGGGTTTATTCACCTCCATCCCTCTGTTCTGCCCCATACATAAGTACACACAAGTAGAACACAGATAACGTTTAGTAGAACTGTATTCTTGAAACAAACTTACCAGATCTGGGCGAGAATGGGTTGCTCCAAGAACTGCATGGCGGTTGGGTTGAGCCTCAACATCCCAGATAAGAACCTAAAATTAATGAAGTCGCGTGTCAACCAGACTTTTAACATCTATCCTCAAAAGAAAACCAGAAAGAAATATGGActccaaataatttaataaaacagaaataaaaagAGTGTTACATCAGGACTATCAGTGTGAGTTGCCACAATCCTAGAGCTCTGTGGAAGTTCCCTGATTCTGTTGACCTGCAAGATAATATTTGGCCATCTCAAAAAAATAAACTATATcaacaagaaaaacaaagaaaacaggtaaaatgagtattataagaatttgatgttatacatGCAAAACAGGGAATTTAATCAAGCAGAAAATCTTTTTCTCACAGATGTCATTCATCAGAAGCATAACTTATATTTTAATGCACCTACTCAAAAAGAAGAGTTAAATTGTGAAATCTAATACTATATCACTTTACAGAAAGATAGCTGAGTTCCAACAAAATGGTCAGTGGATGGATATGTCATCACACAACTATAAATGAAGTCATAAACATGTCTTTTCTGGAACGACAAGATTCATACTTCTCCAGGATGTATGATGGTTTTGTACTTCTTCACAAATGGTGAGCGTGCTTCTTCATTAAACTGAAAAAACATGAACATGTAAATAATGAGAAGAAAGCTACTTGCACCAGTATTTTAAGTGCATAACAAGGAAAAGAATCCCTTGAAGATGAGGTACCTGAGATATGTGCTCAGCAGCAgcaaccctaggcttgacaactTCACAATTAGCAATCACAAGAGTATTCGGAACACTACCATCAGTCTGTCATTATAACATAAAACAATAACCAAAAGATAACATGTCAAAAAAGATGACAATAAAAATATGTCCCATGAAAAAttgatattaataaaataattcaaccaCAAACTCATCATATGCTTCATCATTGTTCTACCAAGCTTTCTTTCAAATTCCATTTGCTCAAAGAGTTCTTACATGTTGCATCTCTTTGCTTTAACCAGCAACAGAAAAATAGAGACTCCTTTCATTCAGTTCATAATTTCTATCCAAGCTTGTTAAAGCACTCAAAAAAgatgcatataaatatatatatatatatatatatatatattctgagAAGGAAAATACTTGCCTGTTCAGAGAGGTAGAGACGCTGCCGATTCTTGTAAGTAGCTTGCTCAAGCTGTGGTCCCCAGCTGTTCAAGACCAAATTAAGCTATCATCAAGGAAAACGAAAGGAAAAAAAAGGATGAACTTGCAACAATCTAACATAAATTGaagcaaaaaataataataataataaggttcGGTGCTCGTTCCTCAACAACAAGAAACAATTAATGCCAGCCATCTAACAATTAAAAAAAacgataaataaaataaatacggAATTCAAAAAATGAAAGCAGATCATCAGCTCAGCAGAAGCACACTAGGGTTCAGCATAAGAAAATGAAGATCTTTAGAATCAATCATAATAACTCAATTAAACCtaaaatgaaaaaggaaatattATTTTAGCTACAGAACCCTAAACCCAGTATTTTGTAACGAAAATACCAAagaaaccctaaaaccctaaaatgGTCCTGGGTGTACCGGCAAGAAAGAGAAGGCCAAACGAGATTGTGATTAGCAAGCCAGTCATAAAGAACAGGAACCAAAGACTTCCACTGAGTGTACTTCTCATCAACGCTAGGTTGGTGagctttctttccttctttcattTTACTAGCACTTTGTTGTTGCTGCtgttctttctcttcctttggcTTTGGTTTTCGACCTCTCTTCTTAGGACCTTGTTGCTGCTGTTGTTGGGGTTGAGGAGACTCCATTTTTTTAGATTGGGAGTTCTGCTGAtacttttaaaaaagaaaaaggaagaagagaaaaaaattacAGCAATTGTTTTCCAGGGACCCGCCACTGGTACTGTAATGGGGATCGGAAGAGTGACAAAAACAAAATATAGGTAGAACTGGTTGAGTGAGGCATGAGGGTTTCGTTGAACCACGCCTACGCTCTTTAGAAATGGAGTGAGCATCACGCGCCAAGAGACGTTACTGTGATGCTGAGCATCTTATGGACGTGAAATTCACTGCCATTTATATTTAGCACTGGTCAGATTGGCTTTCCAACGTTTTAGCTGAGATATCGGGAACTCAACAGTATGTAAGACCGGCCAATGTCTCGAAGTGGCTTTACATTTGGTAAATGATGGGTGCTCGTCAGCTTGCCTGAAATTTCGTTCGctgtaataaaatattattattttacaaaataaagttgtaataaaattgaataaatataataataatttaattagatgaatatgataaaattataatagtattgttgtgtaatttgtgtttgaTTCAAAAGAATTAATGTGATAAAAATATGAGGAAAATGTTCAAATAACAAATATAACCTTCaatattttttaaatgaaaatttctcAAATCTCCCATATCTTGACATacattgttttttaatttttacttttatttttgtaaaatataaaaatgtaaaaataatcaaatgacaaaattttcatgaattcAATATATTACAGATTATGAGAACGAAATAGGAAAACTGGTGACCCAAGAAgcaaagaaaggaaaaaagatGAGACCTTTAGTCATTGGTTAACAATGACAAAGCTTGGTTGTTCACTTCTTTGGCCTTCAAAATGAAAAACCGATTCTTCAACTAAATAGGaaacaattaaaaaaaattcaaacataatagccaattaagaaataagaaatgACAACGGAAAGGAAATTAGTATGAAGGATTTCGTTTGGACAATGTTTACAAACAGAAACCAAGATGCTGGTGGAACATAAACAATGGTTAAACGACTTCAGCGAAGAGATAAAATGCTAGAGACAAATCAAGATATAAGTACCCAATAATGGAGGGAGCTTTCTTCTTCGATTTTGTTTCTCTGTAATAAGAACAACCCATAATTGATGTGGAACAAAAATGCTGCATCATGGCAGCAGTTCAGGCTTTAAATTTCTGTTGGTAAAAACGATGTGTTTTGCCTTTAGTTAAATGGTGCGTAGGAAGAAGTTTAAACGCGTCGTTTTGAGTCAAGTCTGTTAAGTGAAACGATGCAGATTATTGGTAGCAATTTTGACAGCTGCCATTCTGTTATTTGGTCCATTACTCGTCCCTATTTGAGCACCAATCAGGCCTCAAATGATGGTTATGAAATGACCGACATGAATTTCTAATCCTTCACTCATCTTTCACTCCTGAAATTCTACTGCTCTTTCTTCTATCTCTTCAAATCCCTATCTTCTTCCTTGATTCTTATCATTCTTCAAGAGATTGgaggaaatgatgaacaaaggtGGGAGTAGATTTTGgattaaaaaaaatgagaaagtAATTACGAAATGCATTGAATAAGCAATTCAAAACCCGATCCTCTGAATGGCTATGCAGAGCCCGCATGGAATAATTTATTCCAAAGTCAAATTTCAACCAAACAAATGCACCACTGTTCAAAACTAAATAAGCCCTGATTCATATGAACCAAACATAACGTAAATAGTTTTGTCAATCTTCCTCCGATTAGCTTTAGGCACCTTTGTAGTTTGTACTgtgttatttttttgttttattttgttttcttattaAGGTTTAATATTGAAACCATTTCGGCACCTATTGGTTGATATCTGATACCATGAAGCACAAAAATCCAAGGATTTGTGCACGATCTTCGGATCAAACTATTGTTTGAGTCGATCTGGAATGAGGTTACTGCAAGTTGAACCAGTGTGCAACTTAAACAATGTGATGCAACCACGACTCCTATAAATTTGGGCATGCACCAAGAAAACCCAAGAGATATCAAAATATTCTCATAGAAGCACTCTTTATCTGATtaataacaaaaaagaaaaagtcTATAGGTAACAAGATCGAAGCCATGATCCTCCATTCAACACCATTCTGCTCAGCAAATTTTTAAAATGGTtgaaaaaatatatgaaaatcaGACATAAACGCCGGCTGATAGTAGCAAAAACAGTGACCCGAATCCCTGCAAGGACATCCAAAATCAAGCATCAGCCATGCACAAAAAAAAACTAGATGAATTAATGAGAAATCCAACCACAATAGATAGAAAAAGATATTACCAGGAAGACAGATGCCACTCCCCCAGTTGTGAGCTCCTTTGCAAGACTGCGATTTCGTTTGGAAGAAGTTGCTTCGTAGCTGCATATTTTGAGCAAAAAGAAAATTTCAATGAGAATTTAACTTAAAAGTTTTTACAATCATTAAGCAGCAGTATAAACAAATTTAAGGCTTTTTcgagaaaacaaataaaatgcaaGGAAGctaatgataattgaaatgtaccattcctacaatttagTGAAGATAGAGCTCTAAGATCTAACTCGATC is part of the Gossypium arboreum isolate Shixiya-1 chromosome 5, ASM2569848v2, whole genome shotgun sequence genome and harbors:
- the LOC108485442 gene encoding uncharacterized protein LOC108485442, producing the protein MAPPAKAITSPVPDAWYPTLAVFMLAIGLVLTASFFIYEATSSKRNRSLAKELTTGGVASVFLGFGSLFLLLSAGVYV